The following coding sequences lie in one Microvirgula aerodenitrificans DSM 15089 genomic window:
- a CDS encoding coniferyl aldehyde dehydrogenase produces the protein MDRETTDPALPAVMLEPFAHLRAQAVHTPYPALAERLQWLSALRAMALDGEARWVDAVASDFGHRSPVETRMLELFPAVAGLRHTQRHLMRWMRPRRRGVDLLFMPARNRVIPQPKGVVGIMVPWNYPIYLTLGPLTAALAAGNRAMVKMSEFTPATGELMRELADKYLGRDVISVLDGDAQQASQFSRLPFDHLLFTGSTAVGRLVMRAASDNLTPVTLELGGKSPALVLPGYPLEKAAERIAFGKLINAGQTCIAPDYVLVHTSQRDAFAAAYASAVARAYPTLVANPDYSAVINDRHRQRLGELLDDARAHGAVVREINPAGEDLAGSGKLAPALLLEVADTARVLQEEIFGPLLPVVSYDSLNDAVDYLNARPRPLAMYVFDEDNRRLSQILACTHAGGVTLNDTMLHIAQDDLPFGGIGPSGMGSYHGRDGFDTFSHLKAVCTQARLNGTGLIRPPYGRAVSALLRFMLR, from the coding sequence ATGGACAGGGAAACGACCGATCCGGCACTGCCGGCGGTGATGCTGGAACCTTTTGCGCATCTGCGCGCGCAGGCGGTGCACACGCCGTACCCGGCGCTGGCCGAACGGCTGCAGTGGCTGTCGGCACTGCGGGCGATGGCGCTGGATGGCGAGGCGCGCTGGGTCGATGCCGTCGCCAGCGATTTCGGGCATCGCTCCCCGGTCGAGACCCGCATGCTGGAGCTGTTTCCGGCCGTGGCCGGGCTGCGCCATACCCAGCGGCACCTGATGCGCTGGATGCGGCCGCGCCGGCGCGGGGTTGACCTGCTGTTCATGCCGGCGCGCAACCGGGTGATACCGCAGCCGAAGGGCGTGGTCGGCATCATGGTGCCGTGGAATTACCCGATCTATCTGACCCTGGGGCCGCTGACCGCCGCGCTGGCTGCCGGCAACCGGGCGATGGTGAAAATGAGCGAGTTCACGCCGGCCACCGGTGAACTGATGCGCGAACTGGCCGACAAGTATCTGGGCCGCGACGTGATCAGCGTGCTCGACGGTGATGCGCAGCAGGCCAGCCAGTTTTCCCGGCTGCCGTTCGATCATCTGCTGTTTACCGGTTCGACCGCCGTCGGCCGGCTGGTCATGCGCGCGGCCAGCGACAATCTGACCCCGGTCACGCTGGAGCTTGGCGGCAAGTCGCCGGCGCTGGTCCTGCCCGGCTACCCGCTCGAGAAGGCGGCCGAACGCATCGCCTTCGGCAAACTGATCAACGCCGGCCAGACCTGCATTGCGCCCGACTACGTGCTGGTCCACACGTCACAGCGCGACGCGTTCGCTGCAGCCTATGCGTCAGCCGTCGCACGGGCTTACCCGACACTGGTCGCCAATCCGGATTACAGCGCCGTGATCAATGACCGTCACCGGCAGCGGCTGGGCGAACTGCTCGACGATGCCCGCGCGCACGGCGCCGTGGTACGCGAGATCAACCCGGCGGGAGAAGACCTGGCCGGCAGCGGCAAGCTGGCGCCGGCACTGCTGCTGGAGGTGGCCGACACGGCACGGGTCCTGCAGGAAGAGATCTTCGGCCCGCTGCTGCCGGTCGTCAGCTATGACAGCCTGAACGATGCCGTCGACTACCTGAACGCCCGGCCGCGGCCACTGGCCATGTATGTCTTCGACGAGGACAACCGCCGCCTGTCGCAGATTCTGGCCTGTACCCATGCCGGCGGGGTCACGCTGAACGACACCATGCTGCACATTGCCCAGGACGATTTGCCATTCGGCGGCATCGGTCCGTCCGGCATGGGCAGCTACCATGGCCGTGACGGCTTCGACACCTTCAGCCATCTGAAGGCAGTGTGCACGCAGGCACGTCTGAACGGCACCGGGCTGATCCGGCCACCGTATGGCCGGGCGGTCAGCGCGCTGCTGCGCTTCATGCTGCGCTAG
- a CDS encoding protein YgfX, which yields MRTRRFAPLRIVPVPSRCGLALTLLAALAAAVALCATDGLHAGLLLLPLPVLWQGRQFGGFGATLPVLDIDAAGRLLLNGQPVRLAASTVVLPWLIVLRGRAAGRRFSMVLCADSAPAAALRTLRVLLHWHVSPRLAPRPPDLESLKTSS from the coding sequence GTGCGCACACGCCGTTTCGCCCCGCTGCGCATCGTGCCTGTCCCCAGCCGCTGCGGACTGGCCCTGACCCTGCTCGCCGCACTGGCGGCGGCAGTGGCGCTGTGCGCGACCGATGGTCTGCATGCCGGTCTGCTGCTGTTGCCGCTGCCGGTGCTGTGGCAGGGCCGGCAGTTCGGCGGCTTCGGCGCGACGCTGCCGGTGCTGGATATCGATGCCGCCGGCCGCCTGCTGCTGAACGGTCAGCCAGTCCGGCTGGCCGCGTCCACCGTGGTGCTGCCGTGGCTGATCGTGCTGCGCGGCCGGGCCGCCGGCCGGCGCTTCAGCATGGTACTGTGCGCCGATTCCGCGCCGGCCGCCGCACTGCGGACCCTGCGCGTGCTCTTGCATTGGCATGTTTCGCCCCGACTTGCCCCCCGTCCCCCCGACCTGGAAAGCCTCAAGACGTCATCATGA
- a CDS encoding GMC family oxidoreductase — translation MIADPIVDGLARGWKVTDAATLSGDLDLTADVVIVGSGAGGGIAARVLSEAGHDVLLLEEGGLWSSRDFDLREATAYPRLYQESAARQTRDKGVTILQGRAVGGSTVVNWTSSFRTPTDTLAWWRSELDLPFTAESMAPWFERAEALVGVGDWLPAPNGNNEVIARGCHALGLSYGHIRRNVRGCWNLGYCGMGCPTNAKQSMLVTAIPAALDRGLRLVHRVRVERLRWRDRQAEWLEGVALAADGLTPTGHRVRVRARHVLLAAGAINTPALLLRSETPDPLRLIGANTCLHPTVLSGALFAREIHPYDGAPQSIYTDHYLHAGPVDGEPGFKIEAPPVHPLLAAVTLTGFGPSYASTLRALPRLNVLIALVRDGFHRELPGGRVSLRSDGSPLLDYPLSETFWRGARHAFEAMAEIQFAAGAGRVMPLDERAGFCRNLAQVREATRVLSPVATRVVSAHVMGGCRMGRDAGSGVTDSDGRLYAADNVTVCDGSLLPTSLGVNPQLTLYAHAWRIADGVSKRLSSGGRPTSSSPA, via the coding sequence ATGATTGCCGACCCGATTGTCGACGGCCTGGCCCGCGGCTGGAAAGTTACCGATGCCGCAACCCTGAGCGGCGATCTCGACCTGACGGCGGACGTGGTCATCGTCGGCAGCGGCGCCGGTGGCGGCATTGCCGCCCGGGTGCTGAGCGAAGCCGGCCACGACGTCCTGCTGCTGGAGGAGGGCGGACTGTGGTCATCGCGTGATTTCGACCTGCGCGAAGCGACTGCCTACCCGCGCCTGTACCAGGAATCGGCCGCGCGCCAGACGCGTGACAAGGGCGTGACCATTCTGCAGGGACGCGCCGTCGGCGGCTCGACCGTGGTCAACTGGACCAGCTCGTTCCGCACCCCGACCGATACCCTGGCCTGGTGGCGCAGTGAGCTGGACCTGCCGTTTACCGCCGAGTCGATGGCGCCATGGTTCGAGCGTGCTGAAGCGCTGGTCGGCGTGGGCGACTGGCTGCCGGCGCCGAACGGCAACAACGAGGTGATTGCGCGCGGCTGCCACGCGCTCGGCCTGTCATACGGCCATATCCGTCGCAATGTGCGCGGCTGCTGGAATCTCGGTTACTGCGGCATGGGCTGTCCGACCAATGCCAAGCAGTCGATGCTGGTGACGGCCATTCCGGCCGCGCTGGATCGCGGCCTGCGTCTGGTGCACCGGGTGCGGGTCGAGCGGCTGCGGTGGCGCGACCGGCAGGCGGAGTGGCTGGAAGGGGTGGCGCTGGCCGCCGACGGGCTGACGCCGACCGGGCACCGGGTGCGGGTGCGCGCCCGCCATGTGCTGCTGGCCGCCGGGGCGATCAATACCCCGGCCCTGCTGCTGCGCAGCGAGACACCGGACCCGTTGCGGCTGATCGGTGCCAATACCTGCCTGCACCCGACCGTGTTGTCCGGCGCGCTGTTCGCCCGCGAGATTCATCCGTATGACGGTGCCCCCCAGTCGATTTATACCGACCATTACCTGCATGCGGGGCCGGTCGATGGCGAACCGGGATTCAAGATTGAAGCGCCGCCGGTGCATCCGCTGCTGGCTGCCGTGACCCTGACCGGCTTCGGCCCGTCCTATGCGTCCACGCTGCGGGCGTTGCCGAGACTGAACGTACTGATCGCGCTGGTTCGCGACGGTTTTCATCGCGAACTGCCCGGCGGCCGGGTGTCACTGCGCAGCGATGGCTCGCCATTGCTCGATTACCCGCTGAGCGAGACCTTCTGGCGCGGCGCCCGCCACGCCTTCGAGGCAATGGCGGAAATCCAGTTTGCAGCTGGTGCCGGTCGGGTCATGCCGCTGGATGAGCGCGCCGGTTTCTGCCGCAATCTGGCCCAGGTCCGCGAGGCGACCCGGGTGCTGTCACCGGTGGCGACCCGGGTCGTCAGCGCACATGTGATGGGCGGCTGCCGGATGGGACGCGATGCCGGCAGCGGCGTGACCGACAGTGACGGCCGGCTGTACGCGGCCGACAACGTGACCGTGTGCGACGGATCGCTGTTGCCGACCAGCCTCGGCGTCAATCCACAGCTGACGCTGTATGCACACGCATGGCGGATTGCCGACGGGGTGTCGAAACGCTTGTCGTCGGGGGGGCGACCTACTTCATCCAGCCCAGCTTGA
- a CDS encoding twin-arginine translocation signal domain-containing protein produces MPSRRTVLKVGAAGGVLLALAGLGADLLATDDGPLPSGPALANVPADAVIALAAIVPVMLGGVPAGLTAADFSRIVLAGIDTALAGLTPAQRNEVTQLFSLLRLRPARRWLLGLRAPWHAAAAADIAATLDRLRHSRLQVLRAVYQGLHQLIGAAWYGNPAAWPAIGYGGPPATVLAALGRTA; encoded by the coding sequence ATGCCATCCCGACGCACGGTACTCAAGGTGGGAGCGGCCGGCGGCGTGCTGCTGGCGCTGGCCGGCCTTGGCGCGGATCTGCTTGCCACCGATGACGGCCCGCTGCCGTCCGGTCCGGCGCTGGCGAACGTGCCGGCCGATGCGGTCATTGCGCTGGCCGCCATCGTGCCGGTCATGCTGGGCGGCGTGCCGGCCGGACTGACGGCGGCCGATTTTTCCCGCATCGTGCTGGCCGGTATCGACACGGCGCTGGCGGGCCTGACGCCGGCGCAGCGCAACGAGGTGACGCAGCTGTTCTCGCTGCTGCGCCTGCGTCCGGCCCGGCGCTGGCTGCTGGGACTGCGTGCGCCCTGGCATGCTGCCGCGGCCGCCGATATTGCCGCCACGCTCGACCGCCTGCGCCATAGCCGCCTGCAGGTACTGCGCGCGGTCTACCAGGGTCTGCACCAGCTGATTGGCGCGGCCTGGTACGGCAACCCGGCCGCATGGCCGGCGATCGGCTACGGTGGTCCGCCGGCCACGGTACTGGCCGCACTGGGGAGGACCGCATGA
- a CDS encoding ATP-binding cassette domain-containing protein, which translates to MPLLTLEKASLAFGHVALLDAVDFALDGGERVGLIGRNGAGKSSLLKAIAGTVRLDDGRILQQSGITVAYVPQEPEFDPDQTVFDAVAEGLGELKDLLGDYHRISQALASPDADHEELLTRMQAIQSALEASNGWSFENRISTTLSHLGLSPDTRITELSGGWKKRVALARALTSAPDVLLLDEPTNHLDVSAIEWLEGLLNGFSGAVLLITHDRRFLDNVATRIIELDRGMLRSYPGSFSAYQTRKADELASEAEQNRKFDKFHAQEEVWIRKGIEARRTRNEGRVRRLEQIRRERASRRERVGQVNFKLDAGDRSGKLVAELEHVDKGFDGRTLIRDFTTRLIRGDKIGLIGPNGAGKTTLLKLILGELEPDRGSVRRGTNLQIAYFDQFRTQLPEDMAIVDVIGDGKDYVDVGGQRRHVMSYLEDFLFAPARARSPVRSLSGGERNRLLLARLFTQPANVLVLDEPTNDLDIDTLELLEQLLSEYNGTVFLVSHDRAFLDNVVTQVIAFEGDGKLEEYPGGYADWVAARARMAELAPAPAVSQPAPQAAAPAKPARDKARTRLSFNETRELAQLPDQIAALETEQAALNERLLDPSVWKDRAAEAGAWQARIEAIDGLLLDKLARWEELESKQG; encoded by the coding sequence ATGCCGCTCCTGACTTTAGAAAAAGCCTCCCTCGCCTTCGGGCACGTCGCCCTGCTCGACGCCGTCGATTTTGCCCTTGACGGGGGCGAGCGCGTCGGTCTGATCGGCCGCAATGGCGCCGGCAAGTCATCCTTGCTGAAGGCCATCGCCGGTACCGTCCGTCTCGACGACGGCCGCATCCTGCAGCAGAGCGGCATCACCGTCGCTTACGTGCCGCAGGAGCCGGAGTTCGATCCGGACCAGACCGTGTTCGACGCCGTGGCCGAAGGCCTCGGCGAACTGAAGGACCTGCTCGGCGACTACCACCGCATCAGCCAGGCGCTGGCCAGCCCCGATGCCGATCACGAGGAGCTGCTGACCCGCATGCAGGCGATCCAGTCGGCGCTGGAGGCCAGCAACGGCTGGAGTTTCGAGAACCGCATCTCCACCACCCTGTCGCATCTCGGTCTGTCGCCGGACACGCGCATCACCGAGCTGTCCGGTGGCTGGAAGAAGCGTGTCGCGCTGGCGCGCGCCCTGACCAGCGCCCCGGACGTGCTGCTGCTGGACGAACCGACCAACCACCTCGACGTATCGGCTATCGAATGGCTGGAAGGCCTGCTGAACGGCTTCAGCGGCGCCGTGCTGCTGATTACCCATGACCGGCGCTTCCTTGACAATGTCGCCACCCGCATCATCGAACTCGATCGCGGCATGCTGCGCAGCTACCCGGGCAGCTTCTCCGCCTACCAGACGCGCAAGGCCGACGAGCTGGCATCCGAAGCCGAACAGAACCGCAAGTTCGACAAATTCCATGCCCAGGAAGAAGTCTGGATCCGCAAGGGCATCGAGGCACGCCGGACCCGCAACGAAGGCCGGGTCCGCCGCCTCGAGCAGATCCGCCGCGAGCGCGCATCGCGCCGCGAACGCGTCGGCCAGGTCAATTTCAAACTCGATGCCGGCGACCGCTCCGGCAAGCTGGTGGCCGAGCTCGAACATGTCGACAAGGGTTTCGACGGCCGCACGCTGATTCGCGATTTCACCACCCGCCTGATCCGTGGCGACAAGATCGGTCTGATCGGCCCGAATGGCGCCGGCAAGACCACGCTGCTGAAACTGATTCTCGGCGAGCTGGAGCCGGATCGCGGCAGCGTGCGGCGCGGCACCAATCTGCAGATCGCCTATTTCGACCAGTTCCGTACCCAGTTGCCGGAAGACATGGCCATCGTCGACGTGATCGGCGACGGCAAGGACTATGTCGATGTCGGCGGACAGCGCCGCCATGTGATGAGCTATCTGGAAGATTTCCTGTTTGCGCCGGCCCGTGCACGCAGCCCGGTCCGTTCTCTGTCAGGGGGCGAGCGCAACCGCTTGCTGCTGGCGCGACTGTTTACCCAGCCGGCGAATGTACTGGTACTGGACGAACCGACCAACGACCTCGATATCGATACGCTGGAACTGCTGGAGCAGTTGCTGTCCGAATACAACGGCACGGTCTTCCTGGTCAGCCATGACCGTGCCTTCCTTGACAACGTCGTCACCCAGGTGATTGCATTCGAGGGCGACGGCAAGCTGGAGGAATACCCGGGCGGCTATGCCGACTGGGTCGCCGCGCGGGCACGGATGGCAGAACTGGCACCCGCACCGGCAGTTTCGCAGCCGGCGCCCCAGGCAGCGGCGCCCGCGAAGCCGGCGCGGGACAAGGCCCGCACCCGATTGTCGTTCAACGAAACCCGCGAACTGGCGCAACTGCCCGACCAGATCGCCGCACTGGAAACCGAACAGGCCGCGCTGAACGAACGCCTGCTCGACCCGTCGGTGTGGAAGGACCGCGCTGCCGAGGCCGGCGCCTGGCAGGCGCGGATCGAAGCCATCGACGGGCTGCTGCTGGACAAGCTCGCGCGCTGGGAAGAACTGGAGAGCAAACAGGGATGA
- a CDS encoding C40 family peptidase: protein MTHVRRWIVLGLVAAIAACSTAPTRKPARPRPDVSLSRIQASGDGREIVMYSLGLLGVGYQFGGSNPDAGLDCSGMAAFIYKNAVGVALPHNAAEIASRTREIDRGALKAGDLVFFNTMNRRYSHMGIYIGDNKFVHAPRTNSVIRVDSLDNSYFAARYDGARAVLN, encoded by the coding sequence ATGACACACGTTCGCCGCTGGATCGTACTCGGACTGGTCGCGGCCATTGCCGCGTGCTCGACGGCGCCGACCCGGAAACCCGCCCGCCCGCGACCGGACGTGTCGCTGTCCCGCATCCAGGCCAGCGGCGACGGACGCGAGATCGTCATGTACTCGCTCGGTCTGCTCGGCGTCGGCTACCAGTTCGGCGGCAGCAATCCGGATGCCGGGCTGGACTGTTCCGGCATGGCAGCCTTCATCTACAAGAATGCCGTCGGCGTGGCACTGCCGCACAATGCCGCCGAAATCGCGTCGCGAACCCGCGAGATCGACCGCGGTGCGCTGAAGGCCGGCGATCTGGTGTTCTTCAACACCATGAATCGCCGTTATTCGCACATGGGCATCTATATCGGTGACAACAAGTTCGTGCACGCACCACGCACCAACAGCGTCATCCGCGTCGACAGCCTCGACAACAGCTATTTCGCCGCCCGCTACGATGGCGCGCGTGCCGTTCTGAACTGA
- a CDS encoding M48 family metallopeptidase: MKRTLTILTPITLALALGACAGGKLNPDALVQTGSLAMKAATLSDADVKSLSAQACAQSDKQSKIAPAGNKYAKRLVKVVKPFGNNLDGQPLNFKVYLTSDVNAWAMANGCVRVYSGLMDKMNDDELRGVIGHEIGHVALGHSKKAMQTAYAVSAARSAAAASGNATVTALSTSQLGDLTEKLINAQFSQSQESAADDYSFDLLTRKGMKREGLVTAFQKLADMDGGQSSMMSSHPGSAARAKHIQDRLASGK, from the coding sequence ATGAAGCGGACACTCACGATCCTCACCCCGATTACCCTCGCCCTTGCCCTGGGCGCCTGCGCCGGCGGCAAGCTCAACCCGGACGCACTGGTCCAGACCGGCAGCCTGGCGATGAAGGCGGCAACGCTCAGCGACGCCGACGTCAAGTCGCTGTCGGCCCAGGCCTGCGCCCAGAGCGACAAGCAGTCGAAGATTGCACCGGCCGGCAACAAGTATGCAAAGCGTCTGGTCAAGGTCGTCAAGCCGTTCGGCAACAATCTGGACGGCCAGCCGCTGAACTTCAAGGTCTATCTGACCAGTGATGTGAACGCCTGGGCCATGGCCAATGGCTGCGTGCGCGTGTACAGCGGCCTGATGGACAAGATGAACGACGACGAGCTGCGCGGCGTCATCGGCCATGAAATCGGCCACGTGGCGCTCGGCCACAGCAAGAAGGCGATGCAAACCGCCTATGCCGTCTCCGCCGCCCGCAGCGCCGCCGCTGCCTCCGGCAATGCCACCGTGACCGCGCTGAGCACGTCGCAACTCGGCGATCTGACCGAGAAGCTGATCAATGCCCAGTTCTCGCAGTCGCAGGAAAGCGCCGCCGACGATTACTCGTTCGATCTGCTGACCCGCAAGGGCATGAAGCGCGAAGGCCTGGTCACCGCCTTCCAGAAGCTGGCCGACATGGACGGCGGCCAGAGCAGCATGATGAGCTCGCACCCGGGTTCGGCCGCACGCGCCAAGCATATCCAGGACCGCCTCGCCAGCGGCAAGTAA
- the folC gene encoding bifunctional tetrahydrofolate synthase/dihydrofolate synthase — protein sequence MSQDRTLADWLHYLETLHVSTIDLGLDRVRVVKEAMGLDPDFPVITVGGTNGKGSVCAMLSKTFACAGFRVGTYASPHLLRYNERIAIDTVPLDDAAICRAFAAIEAARGDTPLTYFEFGTLAAMWNFIDAGVDVAVMEVGLGGRLDAVNLFEPDCSLVVSVDLDHQDWLGDTRELIGFEKAGIYRAGRPAICADPNPPQSLLDHAAAIGADLRCIGRDFGFTRTDSLQWEFWHGDARRHCLPTPALRGGYQMMNATAALAVLEAMKTALPVGAGAIRRGLLEVEWPGRFQVLPGRPVTVMDVGHNPHAMRAMVASLQTLSYAENRYAVFSMLADKDIDSVIELAKSEFDVWYVAPILDTPRGLPLAELQARLAAHGISQVKAFPDLAAAWSAVSERAGENDRIAVFGSFHTVAAVMAAREQAA from the coding sequence ATGAGTCAAGACCGTACGCTTGCCGACTGGCTGCACTATCTCGAAACCCTGCATGTCTCCACCATCGACCTCGGCCTCGACCGGGTCCGCGTGGTCAAGGAGGCAATGGGGCTGGACCCCGACTTCCCCGTCATCACCGTCGGCGGTACCAACGGCAAGGGCTCGGTGTGCGCGATGCTGTCGAAAACCTTTGCCTGTGCCGGATTCCGGGTCGGCACCTATGCGTCGCCGCACCTGCTGCGCTACAACGAACGCATCGCCATCGATACCGTCCCGCTGGACGACGCGGCGATCTGCCGTGCCTTTGCCGCCATCGAGGCCGCGCGTGGCGATACGCCGCTGACCTATTTCGAATTCGGCACGCTGGCGGCAATGTGGAACTTCATCGACGCCGGCGTCGATGTCGCGGTGATGGAAGTCGGCCTCGGCGGCCGGCTGGATGCGGTCAACCTGTTCGAGCCCGACTGTTCGCTGGTGGTGTCGGTCGACCTCGACCACCAGGACTGGCTCGGTGATACCCGTGAGCTGATCGGCTTCGAGAAGGCCGGCATCTATCGCGCCGGCCGGCCGGCCATCTGCGCCGACCCGAATCCGCCGCAAAGCCTGCTTGACCATGCTGCCGCCATCGGCGCCGACCTGCGCTGCATCGGTCGCGATTTCGGCTTCACCCGCACCGACTCGCTGCAGTGGGAGTTCTGGCATGGCGACGCGCGCCGCCATTGCCTGCCGACGCCGGCGCTGCGCGGCGGCTACCAGATGATGAACGCGACCGCGGCACTGGCGGTACTCGAAGCCATGAAAACCGCACTGCCGGTCGGCGCCGGTGCGATCCGCCGCGGCCTGCTGGAAGTCGAATGGCCGGGGCGGTTCCAGGTCCTGCCGGGACGCCCGGTCACCGTCATGGACGTCGGCCACAACCCGCATGCAATGCGGGCGATGGTGGCCAGCCTGCAGACGCTGTCTTACGCGGAAAACCGCTATGCCGTGTTTTCGATGCTGGCCGACAAGGACATCGACAGCGTGATCGAACTGGCGAAATCCGAATTCGACGTGTGGTATGTTGCGCCGATTCTGGACACGCCGCGCGGTCTGCCGCTGGCCGAACTGCAGGCGCGGCTGGCCGCCCACGGCATCAGCCAGGTGAAGGCGTTCCCCGACCTGGCTGCCGCCTGGAGCGCCGTCAGCGAGCGGGCGGGGGAAAATGATAGAATCGCCGTCTTCGGATCTTTTCATACCGTCGCCGCCGTGATGGCGGCGAGGGAGCAGGCCGCCTGA
- a CDS encoding SgcJ/EcaC family oxidoreductase, whose product MKFRLFYVALTLGLVSGPVLARSVVCHKAGEREVAALFDRWNDSLKTGDPARVVANYATNSILLPTLSNQPRLTPEAKADYFEHFLAKKPDGKIDSRWIEVDCNTAVDAGLYTFTFGDGSVAHARYSYSYKWNGKKWLITSHHSSLMPEKN is encoded by the coding sequence ATGAAATTCCGCCTGTTTTATGTTGCTCTCACCCTCGGTCTGGTCTCCGGCCCGGTCCTTGCCCGTTCCGTGGTCTGCCACAAAGCGGGGGAGCGGGAAGTGGCCGCGCTGTTCGATCGCTGGAACGACTCGTTGAAGACCGGCGATCCGGCCAGGGTGGTGGCCAATTACGCCACGAATTCCATACTGCTGCCGACCCTGTCCAACCAGCCCCGGCTGACACCGGAAGCCAAGGCCGACTACTTCGAGCATTTTCTGGCGAAGAAGCCGGACGGGAAAATCGACAGCCGCTGGATCGAGGTCGACTGCAATACGGCGGTGGATGCCGGTCTGTACACCTTTACCTTCGGCGATGGCAGCGTGGCTCACGCGCGCTACAGTTACAGCTACAAGTGGAATGGAAAAAAATGGCTGATCACCAGCCACCACTCATCGCTGATGCCGGAGAAAAACTGA